A single genomic interval of Burkholderiales bacterium harbors:
- a CDS encoding EVE domain-containing protein: MRYWLMKSEPDDVSIDDLAAMPEQTVAWYGVRGYQARNFMRDQMQVGDGVLFYHSSCAEPGIAGLAVVARQAYPDATQFDKSSKYYDAKASRENPRWFNADVRLTRKTRLLGLKEMRDHPELAAMRVLRKGNRLSITPVDPHEWQFIIKLLGA; the protein is encoded by the coding sequence ATGCGCTACTGGTTGATGAAATCCGAACCGGATGATGTCAGCATCGACGATCTGGCGGCGATGCCGGAGCAGACCGTGGCGTGGTATGGCGTGCGCGGCTATCAGGCGCGCAATTTCATGCGCGATCAAATGCAGGTCGGAGACGGCGTTTTGTTCTATCACTCGAGCTGCGCCGAACCCGGCATCGCCGGACTCGCCGTGGTTGCACGGCAGGCTTACCCGGATGCAACGCAGTTTGATAAATCGAGCAAATATTACGACGCGAAAGCCAGCAGAGAGAATCCGCGCTGGTTCAATGCCGATGTCAGGCTGACCAGGAAAACGCGTCTGCTCGGCCTCAAGGAAATGCGCGACCATCCCGAACTCGCCGCGATGCGCGTTCTGCGCAAAGGCAACCGGCTGTCGATAACGCCGGTCGATCCTCACGAGTGGCAATTCATTATCAAGCTGCTTGGCGCTTGA
- a CDS encoding sulfite exporter TauE/SafE family protein → MHWWLIYLLLGGFAGLFAGLLGVGGGLTVVPLLLMIFAAQDLPEAHLMQLALGTAMAGIVFTSISSLRAHHLHAAVDWQVVRRIAPGIVAGTLLGTALAGQLHSRALAIFFALFAYAAATQLLLNVRPKPTRELPGKAGMTAIGGAIGGVCSLVAAGGGLLMVPFLAFCNVPLHRAIGTAAAVGFPIAVAGTFGYIVNGSGKPGLPEHAFGFVYLPALFWLVSASMLTAPLGAKIAHRMKVANLRKVFAALLYVLATKMLASVL, encoded by the coding sequence ATGCACTGGTGGCTGATCTACCTGCTGCTCGGCGGTTTCGCGGGTTTGTTCGCCGGCTTGCTTGGCGTCGGCGGCGGACTCACCGTGGTGCCGCTATTGCTGATGATTTTCGCCGCGCAAGATCTGCCCGAGGCGCATCTGATGCAATTGGCGCTCGGCACGGCGATGGCCGGCATCGTCTTCACATCGATTTCGAGCTTGCGTGCGCATCACCTGCACGCCGCTGTCGATTGGCAAGTCGTGCGGCGAATCGCGCCGGGCATTGTCGCCGGAACCTTGCTCGGCACCGCACTCGCCGGACAACTGCATAGCCGCGCGCTGGCCATATTCTTTGCGCTGTTCGCCTATGCCGCCGCAACCCAGTTGCTGTTGAACGTTCGCCCGAAACCGACGCGCGAATTACCCGGCAAGGCCGGCATGACGGCGATAGGCGGCGCGATTGGCGGCGTGTGCAGCTTGGTCGCGGCAGGCGGCGGGCTGCTCATGGTGCCGTTTCTGGCGTTTTGCAATGTTCCGCTGCACCGCGCGATCGGAACGGCTGCCGCAGTCGGCTTTCCGATCGCCGTGGCCGGCACGTTCGGCTACATCGTGAACGGCAGCGGCAAGCCAGGCCTTCCTGAACATGCGTTCGGATTCGTTTATTTGCCGGCGCTGTTCTGGCTCGTCAGCGCAAGCATGCTGACGGCGCCGCTCGGCGCCAAGATCGCGCATCGCATGAAAGTCGCGAACTTGCGCAAGGTTTTCGCCGCACTGCTCTACGTGCTGGCGACCAAAATGCTTGCAAGCGTTCTCTAG